A single Desulfovibrio piger DNA region contains:
- a CDS encoding ATP synthase F0 subunit B, with amino-acid sequence MVPVLALTLLFAVGAQASEGHDAPRWGDFGWRVLNFIIFAGILWYFVGGLARKFFSGRRARISQELQDLETRRADAQKRLDEVEKRISNLESERKAILDESLTQAESVKQAIVEEAKRQAEQIVQQARRTAENEGRTMLAEVRAAIADEIVDAAEKVLAEKLTPAEHEKLITNSLNKVVLH; translated from the coding sequence ATGGTGCCTGTCCTTGCGCTTACGCTGCTTTTCGCCGTGGGGGCGCAGGCCTCTGAAGGGCATGACGCGCCGCGCTGGGGCGACTTTGGCTGGCGTGTGCTCAACTTCATCATCTTCGCCGGCATCCTGTGGTACTTCGTGGGCGGTCTGGCCCGCAAGTTCTTCTCCGGCCGCCGCGCCCGCATCAGCCAGGAGCTCCAGGATCTGGAAACCCGCCGCGCCGATGCCCAGAAGCGCCTGGATGAAGTGGAAAAGCGCATCAGCAACCTTGAGTCCGAACGCAAGGCCATCCTCGACGAGAGCCTTACCCAGGCCGAAAGCGTGAAGCAGGCCATCGTCGAAGAAGCCAAGCGCCAGGCCGAACAGATTGTGCAACAGGCTCGCCGCACTGCCGAGAACGAAGGCCGTACCATGCTGGCCGAAGTGCGCGCCGCCATTGCCGATGAGATTGTGGACGCAGCGGAAAAGGTCCTGGCTGAAAAGCTGACCCCCGCCGAGCATGAAAAGCTCATTACCAACTCCCTCAACAAGGTGGTGCTCCATTGA
- the atpH gene encoding ATP synthase F1 subunit delta: MTDAIVARRYAGAIFALGKEQGDEALSRYGSDLAALGDMLAVSPKLDAALRSPVISIDEKKAVMGKLLKKIKADKTVSNFCLLLADKERLAYLGEIVDWYGKLLDDAKGIIRGTLTTAVELTDNKRAELKAELEKKAGASIELAFDVDASILGGVVLKVGDRVLDASLRAQLAILRETFKRGE; this comes from the coding sequence TTGACGGACGCGATAGTTGCTCGCAGATATGCCGGCGCCATATTTGCGCTGGGCAAAGAACAAGGGGATGAGGCCCTCTCGCGTTACGGGAGCGACCTCGCCGCGCTGGGAGACATGCTTGCCGTCTCGCCGAAGCTGGACGCCGCGCTGAGAAGCCCGGTCATCAGCATCGATGAAAAAAAGGCTGTGATGGGCAAGCTGCTCAAGAAAATCAAGGCGGACAAAACCGTCAGCAACTTCTGCCTGCTGCTGGCCGACAAGGAACGTCTGGCTTATCTCGGCGAGATTGTCGACTGGTACGGCAAGTTGCTTGACGACGCCAAAGGAATTATCCGTGGTACGCTCACTACCGCCGTGGAGCTTACGGATAACAAGCGGGCCGAACTCAAGGCCGAGCTTGAAAAGAAGGCGGGGGCAAGCATCGAGCTTGCCTTTGATGTGGATGCTTCCATCCTTGGGGGCGTGGTGCTCAAGGTTGGTGATCGAGTGCTGGACGCAAGTCTGCGCGCGCAGTTGGCGATCCTTCGGGAGACATTCAAGAGGGGTGAATAG
- a CDS encoding ATP synthase F0 subunit B — translation MLDLNITLVFQLVNFFIALYVLNLLLIRPIREIIRKRKAVMDDMSGESESYEYQAEQRLSDYDSQLTRARQDAGQNREKAREAGAAEQASLVAEAQKRAQEIIAETRRNLQAEADASLKELRGQVATLSGQLAERVLRG, via the coding sequence ATGTTGGACCTTAATATCACCTTGGTTTTCCAGTTGGTGAACTTCTTCATTGCACTGTACGTGCTGAACCTCCTTCTGATTCGCCCCATCCGCGAAATCATCCGCAAGCGCAAAGCCGTCATGGACGACATGTCCGGTGAATCCGAATCCTACGAATACCAGGCCGAACAGCGCCTTTCCGACTATGACAGCCAGCTGACCCGCGCCCGCCAGGATGCGGGCCAGAACCGCGAAAAGGCCCGCGAAGCCGGCGCCGCCGAACAGGCCAGCCTGGTGGCTGAAGCCCAGAAGCGCGCCCAGGAGATCATTGCCGAGACCCGTCGCAACCTGCAGGCCGAAGCCGACGCTTCCCTGAAGGAACTGCGCGGTCAGGTCGCCACGCTCTCCGGCCAGCTGGCCGAGCGCGTGCTGCGTGGCTAG